One part of the Vicia villosa cultivar HV-30 ecotype Madison, WI linkage group LG6, Vvil1.0, whole genome shotgun sequence genome encodes these proteins:
- the LOC131610957 gene encoding signal recognition particle subunit SRP54, chloroplastic-like, whose product MKAVLASRHLSTPFSHNRTTSSSSSSIKPPSSLSFRNSFAKEIWGLVQSKSATSRRTDMIRPVVVRAEMFGQLSSGLESAWNKLKGEEVLTKENIVEPMRDIRRALLEADVSLPVVRRFVQSVTDQAVGIGVTRGVKPDQQLVKIVHEELVQLMGGEVSELTFAKSGPTVILLAGLQGVGKTTVCAKLATYFKKQGKSCMLVAGDVYRPAAIDQLTILGKQVNVPVYTAGTDIKPSVIAKQGFEEAKKKEIDVVIVDTAGRLQIDRAMMDELKEVKRALNPTEVLLVVDAMTGQEAAALVTTFNVEIGITGAILTKLDGDSRGGAALSVKEVSGKPIKLVGRGERMEDLEPFYPDRMAGRILGMGDVLSFVEKAQEVMLQEDAEDLQKKIMSAKFDFNDFLKQTRAVAQMGSVSRVLGMIPGMAKVTPAQIREAEKNLQYMEVIIEAMSPEEREKPELLAESPVRRKRVAKESGKTEQQVSQLVAQLFQMRVRMKKLMGVMEGGSMPTLSNLEEALKTDEKPPPGTGRRRKKAVSRKKIADSASRPSPRGFGSQNRKISKGD is encoded by the exons ATGAAAGCGGTACTAGCATCCCGCCATTTGTCCACACCATTCTCTCACAATCgaaccacctcctcctcctcttctTCCATCAAACCTCCCTCTTCCCTTTCTTTCCGAAATTCCTTCGCG AAAGAGATATGGGGTTTGGTTCAGTCGAAGAGCGCAACTTCCAGAAGAACGGACATGATTCGTCCGGTGGTAGTCAGGGCTGAAATGTTCGGGCAGTTATCCTCTGGCCTTGAATCTGCCTGGAACAAACTCAAAGGAGAAG AGGTTTTGACTAAAGAGAATATTGTCGAGCCTATGCGAGATATTAGGAGAGCTCTTTTAGAAGCTGAT GTTAGTCTTCCTGTTGTAAGAAGGTTTGTGCAATCGGTTACTGATCAAGCTGTGGGTATTGGAGTCACTCGAGGAGTTAAACCCGATCAACAATTGGTTAAG ATTGTTCATGAAGAACTTGTACAATTGATGGGTGGAGAGGTCTCTGAACTAACTTTTGCCAAATCTGGGCCCACTGTCATTTTATTGGCTGGACTCCAGGGAGTTGGGAAGACAACTGTGTGTGCAAAGTTGGCAACTTATTTCAAGAAACAG GGGAAGAGTTGCATGCTAGTTGCTGGGGATGTTTACAGACCTGCTGCTATTGACCAGCTGACTATTTTGGGCAAGCAG GTCAATGTGCCTGTCTATACAGCAGGTACTGATATTAAGCCTTCAGTGATTGCTAAACAAGGTTTTGAAGAGGCCAAAAAGAAGGAAATTGACGTGGTTATTGTTGACACTGCTGGTAGGCTGCAG ATAGACAGAGCTATGATGGACGAGTTAAAAGAAGTGAAACGGGCACTGAATCCAACAGAAGTCTTGTTAGTTGTGGATGCTATGACAGGGCAAGAAGCAGCAG CTTTGGTGACTACTTTCAATGTTGAGATTGGAATAACTGGTGCCATCTTGACAAAGCTGGATGGTGATTCAAGAGGTGGAGCAGCTTTGAGCGTCAAAGAG gTATCTGGAAAACCAATTAAGCTGGTAGGACGGGGAGAACGCATGGAAGATCTTGAACCTTTTTACCCCGACCGAATGGCAGGACGCATACTAGGAATGGGAGATGTTCTTTCATTTGTAGAAAAGGCACAAGAAGTT ATGCTTCAAGAAGATGCTGAAGACCTGCAAAAGAAGATCATGAGTGCAAAATTTGACTTTAATGATTTTCTAAAGCAAACTCGTGCTGTTGCACAAATGGGTTCCGTGTCTCGAGTCCTTGGGATGATTCCCGGTATGGCAAAG GTTACTCCTGCTCAAATTCGAGAAGCAGAGAAGAATTTGCAATATATGGAAGTGATAATAGAAGCAATGTCCCCTG AGGAAAGGGAAAAGCCAGAACTGTTAGCAGAATCCCCTGTCAGGAGGAAGAGAGTTGCTAAGGAATCAGGCAAGACCGAGCAGCAG GTAAGCCAACTCGTAGCTCAACTATTTCAAATGCGTGTTCGGATGAAGAAACTAATGGGTGTAATGGAAGGTGGATCAATGCCAACACTTAGTAATCTTGAGGAAGCACTTAAAACAGACGAAAAG CCTCCACCTGGCACTGGTAGGAGGAGAAAGAAAGCAGTTTCAAGAAAGAAAATTGCAGACTCAGCTTCGAGGCCAAGTCCTCGCGGATTTGGGAGCCAAAACCGAAAAATCTCTAAAGGTGATTGA
- the LOC131610958 gene encoding heterogeneous nuclear ribonucleoprotein Q-like, translating to MHTMPGTGQKEGTAQNSESTGGNGDPEKPTDSGEQIDLDGDNDQDESSEEEVEYEEVEVEEEVEVEEEEEEEEVEEEEDAEEGSKPSDGEDEMRVDNTEDEVEKKRHAELLALPPHGSEVYIGGIPHDVSEKDLSVFCRSVGEAVEVRIMKGKEAKGYAFVTFKTKELASKAIEELNNTEFKGNKIKCSTTQVKHRLFIGNVPRDWTVEDMKKVVAKVGPGVISVELLKDPQSSGRNRGFAFIEYHNHACAEYSRQKMANSKFKLDNNAPTVSWADPRNSDSSASSQVKAVYVKNLPENITQDRLKELFEHHGKITKVAIPPAKAGQEKSRYGFVHFADRSCAMKALKNTEKYEIDGQTLECSLAKPQADQKSSGISNSHQSAILPTYPPPLGYSMVGGGYGAVGAGYGAAGFAQPLMYGPGATPAGMAMMPMLLPDGRIAYVLQQPGLQQSSLPQPVFQQHAASPVTRHGRGGGGSSSGEKRNNDHNRNRGPGRYNPY from the exons ATGCATACAATGCCTGGGACAGGACAGAAAGAAGGAACAGCCCAAAATTCAGAGTCAACAGGGGGAAACGGGGATCCGGAAAAACCCACAGATTCTGGTGAGCAGATAGACCTTGATGGGGATAATGATCAAGATGAGTCATCGGAGGAAGAGGTAGAGTATGAAGAAGTGGAGGTGGAGGAAGAAGTGGAAGTGGAAGaagaagaggaggaggaggaagtggaagaggaagaagatgcaGAGGAAGGTAGTAAGCCTTCAGACGGTGAAGACGAGATGAGAGTGGACAATACTGAGGATGAGGTTGAGAAGAAGAGACATGCTGAACTTCTTGCGCTACCACCTCATGGTTCAGAAGTCTACATTGGGGGAATTCCTCATGACGTTTCTGAAAAAGATTTAAGTGTCTTCTGTCGATCAGTGGGAGAAGCTGTAGag GTAAGGATTATGAAGGGGAAAGAAGCAAAAGGTTATGCTTTTGTGACCTTCAAGACAAAGGAATTGGCATCAAAGGCTATCGAGGAGTTGAACAACACTGAATTCAAG GGAAACAAAATAAAGTGCTCAACTACTCAAGTTAAGCATAGGTTATTCATTGGAAATGTTCCTAGAGATTGGACTGTTGAAGATATGAAGAAGGTTGTTGCAAAGGTTGGCCCTGGCGTCATTTCTGTGGAACTGTTGAAG GATCCACAGAGTTCTGGCCGTAATCGGGGATTTGCTTTTATTGAGTATCACAATCATGCTTGTGCAGAATATTCAAGGCAGAAAATGGCCAACTCCAAATTTAAACTTGACAATAATGCTCCAACAGTGAGCTGGGCTGACCCAAGGAATTCTGATTCATCAGCATCCTCTCAG GTGAAAGCAGTATATGTAAAGAACCTTCCAGAAAACATAACCCAGGATCGCCTGAAGGAGTTGTTTGAACATCATGGTAAGATCACAAAAGTGGCTATCCCTCCTGCTAAAGCTGGACAAGAGAAGAGCAGATATGGTTTTGTGCACTTTGCTGATAGATCATGTGCAATGAAGGCATTGAAGAACACGGAGAAATATGAGATTGATG GCCAAACTTTGGAATGCTCACTCGCTAAGCCACAGGCAgatcagaagtcatctggtataTCAAATTCACACCAGTCAGCTATACTTCCTACTTATCCACCCCCTCTTGGTTATAGTATGGTTGGAGGTGGATATGGTGCTGTTGGTGCAGGATATGGTGCCGCTGGCTTTGCACAG CCACTGATGTATGGTCCTGGAGCAACCCCTGCTGGCATGGCAATGATGCCAATGCTTCTACCCGATGGAAGGATTGCATATGTATT GCAACAGCCAGGTTTGCAGCAGTCGAGTTTGCCACAGCCAGTTTTTCAACAGCATGCTGCTTCACCAGTAACTCGACATGGCAGGGGTGGTGGTGGTAGCTCAAGTGGTGAAAAACGCAATAACGATCATAACCGTAATCGTGGACCTGGCCGATATAATCCCTACTAA